A single genomic interval of Daucus carota subsp. sativus chromosome 1, DH1 v3.0, whole genome shotgun sequence harbors:
- the LOC135151345 gene encoding uncharacterized protein LOC135151345, with protein sequence MDLQSYITWNIRGANCPSSRLLARDIVQKNRPTVLCLQETKCAIWTQRGISSLGYHPQDNWVAAPSCGQSGGLLTVWDANVFTVSSYKSMPNWILIKGVCKLDNRDFAIWNVYAPQAFESKRAMVEVRISNSSYTWFGPSNKCSKLDRVMVSKDSLTLGNWSVTALDRYTSDHRPLCLTISKEDWGPKPYKIFNYLLEEQSFVEVIKEALNNYFHQLLTETNTAKIFKLADKMLPELKAMEREHLVKDFTHHEIHEALLATHPSNLRDLMGLMRQF encoded by the exons ATGGATTTACAATCTTACATAACTTGGAATATAAGAGGGGCAAACTGTCCTTCCTCTAGACTATTAGCTAGGGATATAGTACAAAAAAATCGCCCGACGGTGCTTTGTCTTCAAGAAACGAAATGTGCCATCTGGACGCAGCGCGGTATTTCATCCTTGGGATATCACCCACAAGATAATTGGGTGGCAGCACCGTCATGTGGTCAATCCGGAGGACTATTAACGGTATGGGATGCTAATGTGTTTACAGTCTCATCTTACAAATCCATGCCAAACTGGATACTGATAAAGGGAGTGTGCAAGTTAGATAACAGGGATTTCGCCATTTGGAATGTATATGCGCCTCAGGCTTTTGAAAGCAAAAGAGCG ATGGTTGAAGTACGAATTAGTAACTCCTCCTACACTTGGTTTGGACCGTCAAATAAATGCAGCAAACTGGATCGAGTAATGGTGTCCAAAGATTCGTTAACATTGGGGAATTGGTCAGTCACAGCTTTAGACAGGTACACTTCCGACCACCGCCCTCTATGCCTTACAATTTCAAAAGAAGACTGGGGGCCAAAACCGTACAAAATTTTCAACTACCTGTTGGAGGAGCAAAGCTTTGTGGAG GTTATTAAGGAAGCCCTTAACAACTATTTCCACCAGCTACTTACAGAGACAAACACAGCTAAGATCTTCAAACTGGCGGACAAAATGCTCCCAGAATTAAAAGCAATGGAGAGGGAGCACCTGGTTAAAGATTTCACACACCATGAGATTCATGAGGCACTTCTGGCTACACACCCTTCCAATCTCCGGGACCTGATGGGATTAATGCGGCAGTTCTGA